In Microbacterium sp. 1.5R, the following are encoded in one genomic region:
- a CDS encoding molybdopterin-dependent oxidoreductase → MAQRSKDPQRSKGRRFILWAALSGVISGAVFLATAELFALIFARSASPILAVGGFVIDIVPQPFKEFAIATFGEYDKIALLVGLGLAVVIASAIAGILQLLRPPLGVIALVVAGALSTAAIVTRAGVTPLAFLPPVLGTIAGSILMVLLIRRLKTWRASAVPAVMTDRKGEGLAATGTGTVGQDAAQPPKDLGRRQFFILAGIASVSAVVVGIASRTVSMTVASVASIREALKLPAPKSTVTVPKGAELDIPGLSKLFTPNKDFYRVDTALTVPTIDPSTWRLVIDGMVDQRVEMSFQDLLDMGLDEYAITLTCVSNEVGGDLVGNAKWLGVPLRDVLKKAGVKSGADMVLSKSVDGYTASTPLSALTDDNLDAILAVGMNGEPLPLEHGFPVRMVVPGLYGYVSATKWLTELKVTTFDKDEAYWTPRGYSAEAPIKFASRVDTPKVGEAVKAGRIPIAGVAWAQSVGIERVEVRIDEGDWMPATLSAPINEDTWVQWFMEWDATPGTHYVAVRAINKNGDLQIEERAPIAPNGSSGWQRSLIRVA, encoded by the coding sequence CTGGCCACCGCAGAGCTGTTCGCGCTGATCTTCGCGCGCTCAGCGAGCCCGATCCTCGCGGTCGGCGGTTTCGTGATCGACATCGTGCCGCAGCCCTTCAAGGAATTCGCGATCGCGACCTTCGGCGAGTACGACAAGATCGCGCTGCTGGTCGGTCTCGGTCTCGCGGTGGTGATCGCGTCGGCGATCGCCGGAATCCTTCAGCTGCTCCGTCCCCCGCTCGGCGTGATCGCCCTGGTGGTCGCGGGCGCGCTCTCCACCGCGGCGATCGTGACGAGGGCGGGAGTCACGCCCCTCGCCTTCCTGCCTCCCGTGCTCGGCACCATCGCAGGGTCGATCCTGATGGTGCTCCTGATCCGCCGTCTGAAGACGTGGAGGGCCTCGGCGGTTCCCGCCGTGATGACCGACCGCAAGGGCGAGGGTCTCGCCGCGACCGGCACCGGGACGGTGGGCCAGGATGCCGCGCAGCCGCCGAAGGATCTGGGGCGTCGGCAGTTCTTCATCCTCGCCGGGATCGCGAGCGTCTCGGCGGTCGTCGTCGGCATCGCGTCGCGCACGGTGAGCATGACGGTCGCCTCCGTGGCGTCGATCCGGGAGGCGCTGAAGCTCCCGGCGCCGAAGTCGACGGTCACGGTGCCGAAGGGCGCCGAGCTCGACATCCCGGGCCTGAGCAAGCTGTTCACCCCGAACAAGGACTTCTACCGCGTCGACACCGCGCTGACCGTGCCCACGATCGACCCCAGCACCTGGCGTCTCGTGATCGACGGCATGGTCGATCAGCGCGTCGAGATGAGCTTCCAGGACCTCCTCGACATGGGGCTCGACGAGTATGCGATCACCCTCACCTGCGTCTCGAACGAGGTGGGCGGCGACCTCGTCGGCAATGCGAAGTGGCTCGGCGTCCCGCTGCGCGATGTTCTCAAGAAGGCAGGGGTGAAGTCCGGAGCCGACATGGTGCTGTCGAAGAGCGTCGACGGATACACCGCGAGCACGCCGCTGTCGGCGCTGACCGACGACAACCTCGATGCGATCCTCGCGGTGGGCATGAACGGCGAGCCGCTGCCGCTCGAGCACGGGTTCCCGGTGCGCATGGTCGTTCCCGGTCTCTACGGCTACGTCTCGGCGACGAAGTGGCTGACCGAGCTCAAGGTGACGACGTTCGACAAGGACGAGGCCTACTGGACCCCGCGTGGATACAGCGCCGAGGCGCCGATCAAGTTCGCCTCGCGCGTCGACACTCCCAAGGTCGGCGAGGCGGTCAAGGCCGGCCGCATCCCGATCGCGGGCGTCGCGTGGGCGCAGTCGGTCGGCATCGAGCGGGTCGAGGTGCGCATCGATGAGGGCGACTGGATGCCGGCGACGCTGTCGGCACCGATCAACGAGGACACCTGGGTGCAGTGGTTCATGGAGTGGGATGCCACGCCGGGCACGCACTACGTGGCCGTGCGAGCCATCAACAAGAACGGCGACCTGCAGATCGAAGAGCGGGCGCCGATCGCGCCGAACGGTTCGTCGGGGTGGCAGCGGTCGCTGATCCGCGTCGCCTGA
- a CDS encoding MogA/MoaB family molybdenum cofactor biosynthesis protein: MTSLPACVITVSDRSFAGEREDRGGPIAVGLLRDAGWHCPDAEVIADGATSVADALRRAVARGVRLIVTTGGTGVSPRDETPEGTRRVITREVPGIAEELRRSGLADTPLSVLSRGVAGIVEPAGSLVVNLPGSPRAVASGVPVVLTVARHVVDQVEGGDHS; encoded by the coding sequence ATGACGTCGCTCCCCGCCTGCGTGATCACTGTCTCGGATCGATCCTTCGCGGGTGAACGCGAAGACAGGGGAGGGCCGATCGCGGTCGGGCTGCTGCGGGATGCCGGGTGGCACTGCCCGGATGCCGAGGTCATCGCCGACGGCGCCACCTCGGTCGCGGATGCGCTGCGCCGAGCGGTGGCCCGCGGCGTGAGGCTGATCGTGACGACCGGGGGGACCGGCGTCAGTCCGCGCGATGAGACGCCGGAGGGCACCCGTCGGGTGATCACCCGCGAGGTGCCCGGCATCGCCGAGGAACTGCGCCGCAGCGGCCTCGCCGACACCCCGCTGTCCGTGCTCTCTCGTGGCGTGGCGGGCATCGTCGAACCGGCCGGATCGCTCGTGGTGAATCTTCCCGGGTCGCCCCGGGCCGTGGCATCCGGTGTTCCCGTCGTGCTCACCGTCGCCAGACACGTCGTCGACCAGGTCGAGGGCGGTGATCACTCGTGA
- a CDS encoding molybdenum cofactor biosynthesis protein MoaE, giving the protein MNEVRIAAISEEKLDVDAHLAAVDDPALGGVTTFIGRVRDNDPDATTPVVGLEYSSHPDAEPTLRRIAEEAAADAVGDARVVVAVSHRIGRLDVGDAAVVIAVAAEHRAEAFEVCRAVIEDIKTSLPVWKRQVESDGSTSWKGIGG; this is encoded by the coding sequence GTGAACGAGGTGCGGATCGCAGCGATCTCGGAGGAGAAGCTCGACGTCGACGCGCATCTCGCTGCGGTGGACGACCCGGCCCTGGGCGGGGTCACGACCTTCATCGGGCGCGTGCGCGACAACGACCCCGATGCGACGACCCCGGTGGTCGGGCTCGAATACAGCTCGCACCCCGATGCGGAGCCGACGCTGCGACGCATCGCCGAGGAGGCGGCAGCGGATGCCGTCGGCGACGCCAGGGTCGTGGTCGCCGTGAGCCACCGAATCGGTCGCCTCGACGTCGGGGATGCGGCCGTGGTCATCGCGGTCGCGGCAGAGCATCGTGCTGAGGCCTTCGAGGTGTGCCGCGCGGTCATCGAGGACATCAAGACGTCGCTGCCGGTGTGGAAGCGCCAGGTCGAGTCGGACGGCTCGACCTCGTGGAAGGGCATCGGCGGCTGA
- a CDS encoding MoaD/ThiS family protein, which yields MTTRVRYFAAAAEAAGTDAEDRGEHSLEQLRAAVVADHPALADILPRCAVMVDGVRSDDDRPLDDAQLIDVLPPFAGG from the coding sequence GTGACCACCCGCGTCCGCTATTTCGCTGCGGCCGCCGAGGCCGCGGGCACCGACGCCGAGGACCGCGGCGAGCACTCGCTCGAGCAGCTGCGCGCCGCCGTCGTCGCCGACCATCCGGCGCTCGCCGACATCCTTCCGCGGTGCGCGGTCATGGTCGACGGTGTGCGCAGCGATGACGACCGTCCGCTCGACGACGCCCAGCTGATCGACGTGCTTCCCCCGTTCGCCGGGGGATAG
- the moaC gene encoding cyclic pyranopterin monophosphate synthase MoaC, whose protein sequence is MSFTHLDSAGHAHMVDVTGKQPTVRTATARGFVRCGAEVIAALRDGTAPKGDVLAVARIAGIQAAKSTPALLPLAHVIGVHRASVELDIVDDGVHVEATVGTADRTGVEMEALTAVSVSALAIVDMIKGLDRSVVIEDVRIVAKSGGRSGDWVREGETL, encoded by the coding sequence ATGAGCTTCACGCATCTCGATTCGGCCGGCCACGCCCACATGGTCGATGTGACCGGCAAGCAGCCGACGGTCCGCACCGCCACCGCGCGCGGATTCGTGCGCTGCGGCGCCGAAGTCATCGCTGCCCTGCGCGACGGCACCGCACCCAAGGGCGACGTTCTCGCGGTCGCCCGCATCGCCGGCATCCAGGCCGCCAAGTCGACACCCGCTCTGCTGCCCCTCGCCCACGTGATCGGCGTGCACCGCGCGTCGGTCGAACTCGACATCGTCGACGACGGCGTGCACGTCGAGGCGACCGTCGGCACTGCCGACCGCACCGGCGTCGAGATGGAGGCCCTCACAGCGGTCTCGGTGAGTGCCCTCGCGATCGTCGACATGATCAAGGGCCTCGACCGCTCGGTCGTGATCGAAGACGTGCGCATCGTCGCGAAGTCGGGCGGGCGCTCGGGCGACTGGGTGCGCGAGGGAGAGACCCTGTGA
- a CDS encoding molybdopterin molybdotransferase MoeA: MSAEGGGRRSVEDQLARVLDAVRALPAEARAIRDAAQRTLAEPATAAHDIPLFDNSAMDGFAVRAADVASASDESPVVLRVVADLPAGVSDDPALGAGEAARIMTGSPAPTAADAIVPFEDTVGGLADSLGEVRVLRAPSTAGAFIRRRGADLRAGDAVVLAGERLGAFQLSAAVAAGVESVTVTRAPRVAVVSTGSELLEPGEPAARGRIPDSNGPLLELLVADADAEVVLVARVADDADAVRTVTATAVERGADVIVFTGGVSAGAYEPVRGAFDGHGEVEFASVAMQPGKPQAFGVLDAGTLVFGLPGNPVSVAVSFEVFVRPALLALQGRSEIHRPRASFTADAAWTTPPGRRQYLPAVVDLVNRTVRPATSGGSGSHLAGGLARAHAFAVVPAEVEAVAVGDAIDVMLVG, from the coding sequence ATGAGCGCCGAGGGCGGCGGCCGCCGATCCGTCGAGGATCAGCTCGCGCGGGTGCTGGATGCCGTACGCGCACTGCCCGCCGAGGCACGGGCGATCCGGGACGCGGCCCAGCGCACGCTCGCAGAGCCTGCGACGGCGGCGCACGACATCCCGCTCTTCGACAACTCCGCGATGGACGGCTTCGCCGTGCGGGCAGCGGATGTCGCCTCGGCATCCGACGAGAGCCCTGTCGTGCTCCGCGTCGTCGCAGATCTGCCCGCCGGGGTGTCGGACGACCCGGCACTCGGAGCCGGCGAGGCGGCACGCATCATGACCGGCTCGCCCGCCCCGACGGCGGCGGACGCGATCGTGCCTTTCGAGGACACCGTCGGCGGTCTCGCCGATTCGCTGGGCGAGGTGCGGGTGCTGCGCGCACCGTCGACCGCAGGAGCGTTCATCCGCCGTCGCGGCGCCGACCTGCGCGCCGGTGACGCAGTGGTGCTCGCCGGCGAGCGCCTCGGAGCGTTCCAGCTGTCCGCTGCCGTCGCCGCCGGGGTCGAGAGCGTGACGGTGACACGCGCACCCCGGGTGGCCGTCGTATCGACCGGCAGTGAGCTGCTCGAGCCGGGCGAGCCCGCAGCGCGCGGCCGCATCCCCGATTCCAACGGTCCGCTGCTCGAGCTCCTCGTCGCCGATGCCGACGCCGAGGTCGTGCTCGTCGCCCGCGTCGCGGATGACGCCGATGCCGTGCGCACCGTCACGGCGACCGCCGTAGAACGCGGCGCTGACGTGATCGTGTTCACCGGCGGCGTGAGCGCCGGTGCGTACGAGCCCGTGCGCGGCGCGTTCGACGGACACGGCGAGGTCGAGTTCGCGAGCGTCGCGATGCAGCCGGGCAAGCCGCAGGCGTTCGGCGTGCTCGACGCCGGCACTCTGGTGTTCGGTCTTCCCGGAAACCCCGTGAGCGTGGCGGTGTCGTTCGAGGTGTTCGTGCGCCCCGCGCTGCTGGCGCTGCAGGGTCGCTCCGAGATCCACCGCCCGCGCGCATCCTTCACCGCGGATGCCGCGTGGACCACCCCGCCGGGACGCCGTCAGTACCTGCCCGCCGTCGTCGACCTCGTGAACAGGACCGTGCGCCCGGCGACCTCGGGCGGCTCGGGATCGCACCTGGCCGGCGGACTCGCCCGCGCCCACGCGTTCGCCGTCGTGCCCGCTGAGGTCGAGGCCGTCGCCGTGGGCGATGCGATCGATGTCATGCTGGTCGGATGA
- a CDS encoding HesA/MoeB/ThiF family protein translates to MQPLVAPAPALDPAELVRTARHAVLTGIGEEGQRRLAAAHVTVVGAGGIGSPVLLALAAAGIGSITVIDDDIVELTNLQRQLAHRVEDIGRPKTVSAARAISALSPGAEVVTASERLDSENAERLFAGADIVVDTSDSFATRRDVAAATETLGIPLVWGAVQEWHAQATVFWSNPPEGHTPVVLTDLFPLGTEGEPPSCAQVGVLGALCVQVGGMLAGEVVKLITGAGEPLLGRLAMIDSLTSRQHEIAIRSAVSA, encoded by the coding sequence ATGCAGCCGCTCGTCGCTCCCGCGCCCGCCCTCGACCCGGCCGAACTCGTCCGCACCGCCAGGCACGCGGTGCTCACGGGCATCGGAGAGGAGGGGCAGCGCCGTCTCGCCGCGGCCCACGTCACCGTGGTCGGCGCCGGCGGCATCGGCTCCCCCGTGCTCCTCGCACTGGCCGCGGCAGGAATCGGCAGCATCACGGTGATCGACGACGACATCGTGGAGCTGACCAATCTGCAGCGCCAGCTCGCTCACCGTGTCGAGGACATCGGCCGCCCCAAGACCGTTTCGGCGGCGCGCGCGATCAGCGCACTGTCACCGGGTGCGGAGGTCGTGACGGCCTCCGAGCGACTCGACTCCGAGAACGCCGAGCGCCTGTTCGCCGGGGCCGACATCGTGGTCGACACGAGCGACTCCTTCGCGACCCGCCGCGACGTCGCCGCTGCGACCGAGACCCTCGGCATCCCGCTCGTGTGGGGTGCCGTGCAGGAGTGGCACGCGCAGGCCACCGTGTTCTGGTCGAATCCCCCCGAAGGCCACACGCCCGTGGTGCTCACCGATCTCTTCCCGCTCGGCACCGAGGGCGAGCCGCCCAGCTGCGCGCAGGTCGGCGTGCTCGGGGCCCTGTGCGTGCAGGTGGGCGGGATGCTGGCGGGCGAGGTCGTGAAGCTCATCACCGGCGCGGGCGAGCCGCTGCTCGGCCGGCTCGCGATGATCGACTCCCTCACCTCGAGACAGCACGAGATCGCCATCCGTTCGGCGGTGTCGGCATGA
- a CDS encoding TOBE domain-containing protein, whose product MQSFRIARAAQLLGVSDDTVRRWIDQGLLPTTDAVPAEIPGDALAARAVELAEEAQASDHALSSARNRFVGIVTRVQIDGVMAQVDLQSGPHRVVSLMSAEAARELNLEVGSLATASVKATNVVVEVPKG is encoded by the coding sequence ATGCAGAGCTTTCGGATCGCCCGCGCAGCACAGCTGCTCGGAGTGAGCGATGACACGGTGCGGCGCTGGATCGATCAGGGCCTGCTGCCGACGACGGATGCCGTCCCGGCCGAGATCCCCGGTGACGCTCTCGCCGCCCGCGCTGTGGAGCTCGCCGAGGAGGCGCAGGCGTCGGATCATGCTCTCTCGAGCGCCCGCAACCGCTTCGTCGGCATCGTGACGCGCGTGCAGATCGACGGAGTCATGGCACAGGTAGATCTGCAGTCCGGACCCCATCGCGTCGTCTCGCTCATGTCGGCCGAGGCCGCCCGCGAGCTGAACCTGGAGGTCGGCTCGCTCGCCACCGCATCCGTCAAGGCGACCAACGTCGTCGTCGAAGTGCCGAAGGGCTGA
- the modA gene encoding molybdate ABC transporter substrate-binding protein encodes MNRALRRTVAVVLAAAALALTGCTAEAPAPASSGDAPESAVSGELTVYAAASLSGAFDEIGAAFTDENPDVTFSGVYDGSSTLVTQLREGAPADVFASADEANMDKLEDAAVDPTLFASNTLVIAVPSGNPGRVEALADLGDVTTVLCAPEVPCGAASATLLSNAGVAVDAASLEQNVTAVLTKVAAGEADAGLVYATDVVGRDDVEVIVPDGADDVVNRYPIATLSEASNSAAADAFVAFVLSDDGQSILADFGFGAP; translated from the coding sequence ATGAATCGCGCCCTGCGTCGCACCGTCGCGGTCGTCCTGGCCGCCGCCGCTCTCGCCCTCACAGGGTGCACCGCCGAAGCCCCGGCCCCTGCCAGCTCGGGAGATGCACCGGAGAGTGCCGTCAGCGGCGAGCTCACGGTGTACGCCGCCGCATCGCTGTCGGGCGCCTTCGACGAGATCGGTGCGGCCTTCACCGACGAGAACCCCGATGTGACGTTCAGCGGCGTCTACGACGGATCGTCGACGCTGGTCACCCAGCTGCGCGAGGGCGCTCCGGCCGACGTCTTCGCCTCAGCCGACGAGGCGAACATGGACAAGCTCGAGGATGCCGCGGTCGACCCGACCCTGTTCGCCTCCAACACGCTCGTGATCGCCGTTCCCTCGGGCAATCCGGGTCGCGTCGAGGCCCTCGCCGATCTGGGCGACGTCACCACCGTGCTGTGCGCCCCCGAGGTGCCGTGCGGCGCCGCCTCGGCGACGCTGCTCTCGAACGCCGGCGTCGCGGTCGACGCCGCGAGCCTCGAGCAGAACGTCACCGCCGTGCTCACCAAGGTCGCAGCCGGTGAGGCGGATGCGGGCCTCGTCTACGCCACCGACGTCGTCGGTCGCGACGATGTCGAGGTGATCGTGCCCGACGGTGCCGACGACGTCGTCAACCGCTATCCGATCGCGACGCTGTCGGAGGCATCGAACTCTGCGGCCGCCGACGCGTTCGTCGCGTTCGTGCTGTCGGATGATGGCCAGAGCATCCTGGCCGACTTCGGCTTCGGAGCGCCGTGA
- the modB gene encoding molybdate ABC transporter permease subunit — protein MTAAASHGYAPRALAIPALIGLAFLILPLAALVARVEWSTFITDVTSESARSALLLSLGTGLVATLLCIVIGVPLALTIARSGPRLAAVLRAAVTVPLVLPPMVGGVALLYLFGRAGWFGGLGISFSTPAVVLAQTFVALPFLVLAVEGAVRTSGVEYERTAAALGAGRWTILRRITLPLAAPGIVAGVVLCFARAIGEFGATALFAGNRPGVTQTMPLAIYTAFNGAGVTQGAAVALALLLLATAILVLLLVRGWRPGAAR, from the coding sequence GTGACCGCGGCCGCTTCACACGGATACGCGCCGCGTGCCCTGGCCATCCCGGCCCTGATCGGTCTCGCGTTCCTCATCCTCCCGCTCGCGGCGCTCGTCGCCCGTGTCGAGTGGTCGACCTTCATCACCGACGTGACGTCGGAGTCCGCGCGCTCGGCTCTGCTCCTGTCGCTCGGCACCGGCCTCGTCGCCACTCTGCTGTGCATCGTGATCGGCGTGCCGCTGGCGTTGACGATCGCCCGCTCCGGGCCCCGCCTGGCCGCCGTGCTGCGGGCCGCTGTCACGGTGCCGCTCGTGCTGCCGCCGATGGTCGGCGGTGTCGCCCTGCTCTACCTGTTCGGGCGGGCGGGGTGGTTCGGCGGTCTCGGGATCTCCTTCAGCACGCCGGCCGTCGTGCTTGCGCAGACCTTCGTGGCGCTGCCGTTCCTCGTGCTGGCGGTCGAAGGGGCTGTGCGCACCTCCGGTGTCGAGTACGAGCGGACAGCCGCCGCGCTCGGAGCCGGCCGCTGGACGATCCTGCGCCGCATCACGCTGCCGCTCGCGGCGCCCGGGATCGTCGCGGGCGTGGTGCTGTGCTTCGCCCGGGCCATCGGCGAGTTCGGCGCGACGGCACTCTTCGCGGGCAACCGCCCCGGCGTCACGCAGACCATGCCCCTGGCGATCTACACGGCCTTCAACGGCGCAGGCGTCACCCAGGGGGCCGCGGTCGCCCTCGCGCTGCTGCTGCTCGCCACGGCGATCCTCGTGCTGCTGCTCGTGCGCGGCTGGCGGCCGGGGGCGGCGCGATGA
- a CDS encoding sulfate/molybdate ABC transporter ATP-binding protein: MSAPAVAGLRARVVVPREHFTVDVSLQVETRETVAVMGPSGAGKSTLLQALAGLEPLGGGEIAVEGRVVDRVAKPRVRTEPMRRGVVLLGQKPRLFPHLSARENVAFGPRAAGTDARAARAGADDWLARVGLPGSGERMPHELSGGEQQRVAVARALAASPRVVLLDEPLVALDPETAGDIRRMLRDQLISTTTVAVTHDAADAVALADRLIVVEAGRVTQVGPVREVLAAPASGFVASIAGVNRLVGVASGGAWRSGDARLTSAHPASRALAATDGVALAAVFRPGDVRVAEAGPESWPAAVTRIEPTLGGVRVHTDAGAIDLSLDAAGGVAVGDRIRLRVDPALVRFVAVPCAELAR; encoded by the coding sequence ATGAGCGCGCCTGCTGTCGCCGGGCTGCGCGCCCGCGTGGTCGTGCCGCGAGAGCACTTCACCGTCGATGTCTCGCTGCAGGTGGAGACCCGCGAGACGGTCGCCGTGATGGGACCCAGCGGAGCGGGCAAGTCGACGCTGCTGCAGGCGCTCGCCGGACTCGAGCCGCTGGGCGGGGGCGAGATCGCCGTCGAGGGCCGGGTCGTCGACCGGGTCGCGAAGCCGCGGGTGAGGACCGAGCCGATGCGCCGCGGGGTCGTGCTGCTCGGGCAGAAGCCCCGGCTGTTCCCGCATCTGTCGGCGCGCGAGAACGTGGCGTTCGGGCCACGGGCGGCGGGCACTGACGCCCGCGCGGCGCGGGCGGGGGCCGACGATTGGCTCGCACGGGTCGGACTCCCCGGCTCCGGAGAGCGGATGCCGCACGAGCTCTCCGGCGGTGAGCAGCAACGGGTCGCGGTCGCTCGCGCGCTCGCCGCATCCCCTCGCGTCGTACTGCTCGACGAGCCACTCGTTGCCCTCGACCCCGAGACGGCCGGCGACATCAGGCGGATGCTGCGCGACCAGCTCATCTCGACCACGACCGTCGCGGTCACGCACGATGCCGCGGATGCCGTCGCGCTCGCCGACCGGCTGATCGTCGTCGAGGCTGGTCGCGTGACGCAGGTGGGCCCGGTGCGCGAGGTGCTCGCCGCCCCGGCATCCGGTTTCGTCGCGTCGATCGCCGGGGTCAACCGCCTGGTCGGGGTCGCGAGTGGGGGAGCATGGCGCAGCGGCGACGCGCGGTTGACCAGCGCCCATCCTGCATCGCGTGCTCTCGCCGCGACGGACGGCGTTGCGCTCGCCGCGGTCTTCCGCCCGGGCGACGTGCGGGTCGCCGAGGCAGGCCCGGAGTCGTGGCCGGCTGCGGTGACGCGCATCGAGCCCACGCTGGGAGGCGTGCGCGTGCACACCGATGCAGGCGCGATCGACCTGTCGCTGGATGCTGCCGGAGGCGTGGCGGTCGGCGATCGGATTCGGCTGCGGGTGGACCCGGCGCTGGTGCGGTTCGTCGCAGTTCCGTGCGCTGAGCTCGCCCGATGA
- the moaA gene encoding GTP 3',8-cyclase MoaA, whose amino-acid sequence MTAVPVVIGVRSPHPVVATDPAPASQGLVDTHGRVHRDLRISLTDRCSLRCTYCMPEQGNEWLARTSILSTDEIVEVAQVAASLGIRTFRLTGGEPLLRADIVDVVRRVSAIEGDEGPVEVAMTTNGITLAKHLPDLIDAGLTRLNISIDTVDRQRFADLTRRDRIDDVFEGIAAAAASELRPLKLNTVAMRGVNDDELPDLVAFAMEVGAQLRFIEQMPLDAGHTWDRDSMVTREEILEKLSARWDLEPVPGRGGAPAEKWRIDGGPHEVGVIASVTAPFCGACDRLRLTADGQLRNCLFSNAEYDLIGVLRGDGASDSARRAGGIADMLRSCVHGKLPGHAINDPSFLQPARGMNAIGG is encoded by the coding sequence ATGACGGCCGTGCCGGTCGTGATCGGTGTGCGCTCGCCGCATCCCGTGGTCGCCACAGACCCCGCGCCCGCGTCGCAGGGACTCGTCGACACCCACGGGCGCGTGCACCGCGACCTGCGCATCTCGCTGACCGACCGCTGCTCGCTGCGCTGCACCTACTGCATGCCCGAGCAGGGAAACGAATGGCTGGCGCGCACCAGCATCCTGTCGACCGACGAGATCGTCGAAGTGGCGCAGGTCGCCGCGTCGCTCGGCATCCGCACCTTCCGGCTCACCGGCGGTGAGCCGCTGCTGCGTGCCGACATCGTCGACGTCGTGCGCCGTGTCTCGGCGATCGAGGGGGACGAAGGCCCTGTCGAGGTCGCCATGACGACGAACGGCATCACGCTCGCGAAGCACCTGCCCGACCTGATCGACGCCGGCCTCACGCGACTGAACATCAGCATCGACACGGTCGATCGTCAGCGCTTCGCCGACCTCACGCGTCGAGACCGCATCGACGACGTGTTCGAGGGCATCGCGGCAGCGGCGGCATCCGAACTGCGCCCGCTCAAACTCAACACGGTCGCTATGCGCGGCGTCAACGACGACGAGCTGCCCGACCTGGTCGCGTTCGCGATGGAGGTCGGCGCGCAGTTGCGCTTCATCGAGCAGATGCCGCTCGACGCCGGGCACACCTGGGATCGCGATTCGATGGTGACGCGCGAGGAGATCCTCGAGAAGCTCAGCGCGCGGTGGGATCTGGAGCCGGTTCCCGGCCGCGGCGGTGCGCCGGCGGAGAAATGGCGCATCGACGGCGGACCGCACGAGGTCGGCGTCATCGCCTCGGTCACCGCCCCCTTCTGCGGCGCGTGCGACCGACTTCGACTGACCGCCGACGGACAACTGCGCAACTGCCTGTTCTCGAACGCGGAGTACGACCTGATCGGCGTGCTGCGCGGCGACGGAGCATCCGACTCCGCCCGGCGTGCTGGCGGGATCGCCGACATGCTGCGCTCCTGCGTGCACGGCAAGCTGCCGGGGCACGCGATCAACGACCCGTCATTCCTGCAGCCCGCCCGAGGCATGAACGCCATCGGCGGCTGA